Proteins encoded by one window of Mercenaria mercenaria strain notata chromosome 4, MADL_Memer_1, whole genome shotgun sequence:
- the LOC128556737 gene encoding baculoviral IAP repeat-containing protein 7-A-like isoform X1, with protein MGEDFVRRIQRMVEQEEMNASCRQETVLPDDMTADLQSFAAQCLLQQGYSEDCVRCAIGQYRSNFGVGQEMAMSDLMEFIHNTEPNLVDQNYPISLPAFTVYSHNFDGGSIQSLRNEVYQLREENTELRNRLICKVCLENDACVLFQPCGHMAVCVECAGRIDTCAICRAVIEEKIRAYPS; from the exons ATGGGTGAAGACTTCGTACGACGTATCCAAAGGATGGTGGAACAAGAAGAAATG AATGCTAGCTGTAGACAAGAGACTGTACTTCCGGACGACATGACAGCAGATCTACAAAGTTTTGCTGCCCAGTGCCTTTTGCAGCAAGGATATAGCGAAGATTGTGTGAGGTGCGCAATCGGACAATACAGATCAAACTTTG GTGTAGGACAAGAAATGGCAATGTCTGACCTTATGGAATTCATTCACAACACTGAGCCGAACCTAGTCGACCAAAATTATCCCATTAGCCTGCCAGCTTTCACGGTATACAGTCATAACTTTGACGGAGGGTCAATTCAAAGCCTGCGAAACG AGGTATACCAACTTCGAGAAGAGAACACAGAATTGAGAAACCGACTGATCTGCAAAGTTTGCTTAGAGAATGATGCATGCGTCTTATTTCAGCCTTGTGGACATATGGCAGTTTGCGTCGAATGTGCTGGTCGTATTGACACATGTGCCATTTGTCGAGCGGTTATAGAGGAGAAAATTAGAGCATATCCAAGCTGA
- the LOC128556737 gene encoding baculoviral IAP repeat-containing protein 7-A-like isoform X2, with translation MTADLQSFAAQCLLQQGYSEDCVRCAIGQYRSNFGVGQEMAMSDLMEFIHNTEPNLVDQNYPISLPAFTVYSHNFDGGSIQSLRNEVYQLREENTELRNRLICKVCLENDACVLFQPCGHMAVCVECAGRIDTCAICRAVIEEKIRAYPS, from the exons ATGACAGCAGATCTACAAAGTTTTGCTGCCCAGTGCCTTTTGCAGCAAGGATATAGCGAAGATTGTGTGAGGTGCGCAATCGGACAATACAGATCAAACTTTG GTGTAGGACAAGAAATGGCAATGTCTGACCTTATGGAATTCATTCACAACACTGAGCCGAACCTAGTCGACCAAAATTATCCCATTAGCCTGCCAGCTTTCACGGTATACAGTCATAACTTTGACGGAGGGTCAATTCAAAGCCTGCGAAACG AGGTATACCAACTTCGAGAAGAGAACACAGAATTGAGAAACCGACTGATCTGCAAAGTTTGCTTAGAGAATGATGCATGCGTCTTATTTCAGCCTTGTGGACATATGGCAGTTTGCGTCGAATGTGCTGGTCGTATTGACACATGTGCCATTTGTCGAGCGGTTATAGAGGAGAAAATTAGAGCATATCCAAGCTGA
- the LOC128556321 gene encoding putative inhibitor of apoptosis, which produces MMETLHDKHSSQWDMMNKEWSRFRSFMNFPAESVASTLRLAEAGFYYTGSGEEAVCFFCGLRNDAWSEDETVFEVHRRLSPHCRYICGGDTNNTAIHGDNRLKTVQNYSKGSYFTSECGKTLSETHFEHFNFKKSDSENDKGNYAPSTHTARQSNEKYREEGNVCLSRISTQHAFLENQCVNHSSTNQKHDIGLKTVSTQLNGEIELYPRISDSRPKHSDYALLSKRLASFSQLPEQQQLDPADLAKAGFYSAGLQDCVRCFFCSVGMKNWQQGDNPWVEHARWSPNCAYVKLCKGQIFVNICSAAVNGDHVAVYDEESQLDQENIPDDWLIENVNSAAAKFVLSAGYRQEDVENGVLFARRKYGSTQMKAQFIMEYLLETNTKSPAQQLSARGNNETSEHVNQTYSEDRKEKPHNSVRNVTEAQTSTNGPKHKSEKQRLLEENRRLKDLITCKICLDNEACVAFLPCGHLTSCVECSKNLRKCAICRTIVQGTVRVYQS; this is translated from the exons ATGATGGAAACTCTTCATGATAAGCATTCTAGTCAATGGGATATGATGAATAAGGAGTGGTCGAGATTTCGTTCATTTATGAACTTTCCAGCAGAGTCGGTTGCGAGTACATTGAGACTGGCTGAGGCTGGATTTTATTACACCGGCTCAGGAGAAGAAGCCGTTTGCTTTTTTTGTGGACTGAGAAATGATGCTTGGAGTGAGGACGAGACTGTTTTTGAAGTTCACCGGCGGCTTTCCCCGCATTGCAGATATATATGTGGTGGGGATACTAATAACACTGCCATCCATGGAGATAACAGATTGAAAACTGTACAAAATTATTCGAAAGGCTCGTATTTTACATCAGAGTGTGGGAAAACATTAAGCGAAACACATTTcgaacattttaattttaaaaaatcagattctGAAAATGATAAAGGCAACTATGCTCCATCTACGCATACTGCTAgacaatcaaatgaaaaatacagagaAGAGGGGAATGTGTGTTTAAGCAGGATTTCGACTCAGCATGCttttcttgaaaaccaatgtGTAAATCATTCATCTACAAATCAAAAACATGACATTGGACTAAAGACCGTTTCTACGCAACTGAACGGAGAGATAGAACTTTATCCAAGAATTAGTGATTCCAGACCTAAACATTCAGACTACGCTCTGTTAAGTAAACGGCTAGCATCATTTTCTCAGTTGCCAGAGCAGCAGCAATTGGATCCAGCAGATTTAGCTAAAGCAGGATTTTACTCTGCAG GTTTGCAAGATTGTGTGAGATGTTTTTTCTGTAGTGTAGGAATGAAAAACTGGCAACAAGGCGACAATCCGTGGGTCGAACATGCAAGGTGGTCTCCCAACTGTGCATATGTCAAACTGTGCAAAGGACAAATATTTGTTAACATTTGTAGCGCTGCAGTAAATGGTGATCATGTCGCAGTTTATGATGAAGAG tcACAGCTGGATCAAGAAAATATTCCCGATGACTGGTTGATAGAAAACGTTAACAGTGCTGCAGCCAAATTTGTGTTATCCGCGGGATATAGACAAGAAGACGTTGAAAATGGTGTTCTGTTTGCAAGACGAAAATACG GTTCAACTCAAATGAAAGCTCAGTTTATCATGGAATACTTGctagaaacaaatactaaaagcCCTGCGCAACAGCTTTCAGCCAGAGGAAACAACGAAACATCAGAACACGTAAACCAAACTTATTCCGAAGATAGAAAAGAAAAACCACACAATTCTGTCAGAAACGTGACAGAAGCACAAACAAGTACAAATGGTCCAAAACACAAATCAG aaaaacaaaggCTACTTGAAGAAAACCGTAGACTAAAGGATCTTATAACATGCAAGATTTGCTTGGACAATGAAGCCTGTGTTGCATTTCTTCCGTGTGGACATCTGACTTCATGTGTAGAATGTTCAAAAAATTTGAGAAAATGTGCAATTTGTAGAACAATAGTGCAAGGGACAGTGAGGGTGTACCAATCTTGA